Part of the Candidatus Baltobacteraceae bacterium genome is shown below.
CGACGTCAAAAGCATCGGCGAAGCGCTGCTCAAGAGCCTCGCCGCGCTGACGGAAGTCTCGCAGTGGATGGGCATGACGGGCATGGGCGACATGAAAAAAGCGCTCGCGTGCAGCGTGCCCTACCTCAAGCTGTGGGGCGTGATCGCCGGCGGCTGGCAGATGGCCCGCGCCGCGCACATCTCGGCTGCAAAAATCGCCGCCGGCGACCCGGAAGCGGAGTTTTATAAAGCCAAGCTTGCGACGGCGAAGTTCTACGCGACGCACGTCCTGTCGCAAGGCGCGTACTTCACGAAACAGATCATGGACGGTTCCGGCGATGTGATGACGCTCACCGAAGACCAGTTCGAACTCGATCGAAAGATGACGGTAACGGCATAACCATGGGACAAGTACGCATTGAAGATCGCGACGGCGTTCGCGTGATCACCCTCGACAATCCGCCGGTCAACGCCCTCTCGTTTGCCTACTCGGCGGAGCTGCTCAACACCGTCGAAGCGGCAGAAGCCGATCCGGGCGTCAAAGCGATCATCTTCACCGGCGCCAACGGGTTGTTCAGCGGCGGCGCCGACGTGAACGATTTCTCGACGGAGCCGACGCCCGAAACGAAGACCGTTCGCGACGTCATCGCGGCGGTGGAGCGCGGCGCGAAGACGTACGTCGCGGCGATCGACGGAAACTGTATGGGCGGCGGTCTCGAGCTGTCGCTCGCGTGCGACTATCGCGGGGCGACCCAACGCTCGAAGGTCGGCCTGCCGGAAATCAAGCTCGGTTTGCTGCCGGGTGCCGGCGGGACACAGCGGCTGCCGCGTCTCATCGGCGCGCAGGCGGCGCTCGAGTTCATGCTCAAAGGCAACACGCACCCGGCGGACAAGGCAAAAGAGCTCGGCATTATCGACGAGATCATCGATGATAACGCCGTCGACGACGCCGTCGCATTCGCCAAAAAAGTTATCGATCCGGCGCAAGGGATGCCGGCCAAGCGGCGCATCTCGAAGATGAAGCCGTTCATCGGCAAAGGGATCTCGACGCAAGCGGGACCCTTCGTGGTGTCGCAAGCGCACAAGATGGTGCCCCCCGAGGACAACGGCGGATTCGCCGCGCACAAGCTCATCGACGCCGTCGAAGCCGCGGTCGAAATGCCGTTCGAGTTCGGCATCGCGCGCGAAGCGCGGCTTTTTGAAGAGCTTGCGCGCTCGGCGCCGTCGTTCGCCCTGCGCCACGTGTTCTTCGCGGAGCGCGAGCTCTCCAAGATTCCGGGGCTTCCGGCGGCCGAACCGATCGATATCAAGAAGGCCGGCGTGATCGGTGCGGGCACGATGGGCAGCGGCATCGCGATAACGTTCGCGCAAGCCGGCATTCCCGTCGTGGTCGTCGACTCCAACGACGAAGCCGTCGACAAAGCTCGTCAAACCGTGATGGGCATGTTCATGTATCAGGTGCAGAAGGGCAAGCTGACGCAAGAAGAAGCCTGGAAGCGCGGTCAGTCGATTAAGTTCACCGACGACTGGAGCGAGCTCGCCGACGCCGACGTGGTCGTCGAAGCGGTGTTCGAGAACATGGACGTCAAGAAAGACGTCTTCACCAGGCTCGAATCGATCGTAAAGCCCGAAGCGATCTTCGCTTCGAACACCTCCACGCTCGACATCGACGAGATGGCGTCGGTCACCAAACGGCCGGCACAGTTCCTCGGTCTGCACTTCTTCGTACCAGCGAACATCATGCCGCTGCTCGAGATCGTGCGCGGCTCGGAAACCTCGCCGCAGACGCTGGCGACGGCGTTCAAGCTCGGCAAGACGCTGCGCAAGACGTCGGTGCTTTCGGGGAACGCATTTGGTTTCATCGGCAATCGCATGATCTTCGATTACGCGCGTGAAGCGGTAGCGCTCGCCGAAGAGGGCGTGTCGCCGATGCGCGTCGACGCGGTAATGAAGAAGTTCGGCTTCCCGATGGGACCCTTTGCCATGAGCGATCTTTCCGGTATCGACGTCGCGTGGCACATTCAAAAATCGCGCGGCGAAGAGGGTAAGGGACGCACGAACATCATCGACCGGCTCGTCGAGCTCAAGCGGCTGGGTCAAAAGACGATGGCCGGCTACTTCAAGTACGACAAAGCCGTGGGCAAAGGCCGCGAGCCCATTGCCGATCCGCACGTCGAGGAACTCTTTGCCGAAGAGGCGCGTAAAGCCGGTATCGCCGCGCGCACCTATACCGACGACGAGATTGCCGACCGGCTCG
Proteins encoded:
- a CDS encoding 3-hydroxyacyl-CoA dehydrogenase NAD-binding domain-containing protein; amino-acid sequence: MGQVRIEDRDGVRVITLDNPPVNALSFAYSAELLNTVEAAEADPGVKAIIFTGANGLFSGGADVNDFSTEPTPETKTVRDVIAAVERGAKTYVAAIDGNCMGGGLELSLACDYRGATQRSKVGLPEIKLGLLPGAGGTQRLPRLIGAQAALEFMLKGNTHPADKAKELGIIDEIIDDNAVDDAVAFAKKVIDPAQGMPAKRRISKMKPFIGKGISTQAGPFVVSQAHKMVPPEDNGGFAAHKLIDAVEAAVEMPFEFGIAREARLFEELARSAPSFALRHVFFAERELSKIPGLPAAEPIDIKKAGVIGAGTMGSGIAITFAQAGIPVVVVDSNDEAVDKARQTVMGMFMYQVQKGKLTQEEAWKRGQSIKFTDDWSELADADVVVEAVFENMDVKKDVFTRLESIVKPEAIFASNTSTLDIDEMASVTKRPAQFLGLHFFVPANIMPLLEIVRGSETSPQTLATAFKLGKTLRKTSVLSGNAFGFIGNRMIFDYAREAVALAEEGVSPMRVDAVMKKFGFPMGPFAMSDLSGIDVAWHIQKSRGEEGKGRTNIIDRLVELKRLGQKTMAGYFKYDKAVGKGREPIADPHVEELFAEEARKAGIAARTYTDDEIADRLVYALINRGAFLLAEGVALRPGDVDIVYVYGYGFPPHKGGPMWYADEVGVDTVYAKVEEFAREFGPQWTPAPLLAEIAKSGGTFAKHTAATKELVNA